From the Papaver somniferum cultivar HN1 chromosome 2, ASM357369v1, whole genome shotgun sequence genome, the window gtcagggaacaacgagtagcaccgacgtcctgaaggcgttaagccctctcaacaaacaattatgtaggaggatcgcccaatcatgttattctacatagaggtcatgatgaaatgcgcaaCATCGAACGCTCAACCAGTGGggggcctttcgagaatcatattcatcatggctctgggAGGAACTCGATCATAGATCGTGAAACgtttcacggatcgtaaaatatgaatcatcacatgtgttcctgaagccgggtcagaaacatgcagtatcatgattttacgattttgacctttgttgaaaatccaccatcagcattaagtcccctgcttagtgagggacagtcatgttccgcagtaagcattagatggtgattttccagtcgaCGAGATAAGCAGTTGAACtcggtcgtacaaaggtattttcagaatcctcgatttgctccaatggtgtcatgtacgagcaaatgctcaggtaaggaacctgatagtatgatagagcgTGATCCCTTGggcacggagagatgaggcactgctgatttggtccgTCAAAAGTTCacttggtcggtttagcgttagCGGGCCCGAGCCTCAAAAAAAGAAATCcatattttattaggttttggaaataaaatttatataaaagggaagaatccctaaaaaaaattaatttttgaatgaCCGACCACCTTCCTCTTCATCCCTTCACGTTCGTCAGAGAAGGAGGAAATTTTTCGCCGGAGCTGCTCACTGTCCGGTCACCGTCCGGTGAACTTCTGGCCAACTCCGACCGATCAaaaggtaagttttttttttttagtttgttgCGTATTTTTCATGAGTTTCATAGGTATACATGCATGtgtaggttttatgaaaaattgttTTAGCAAATACACACTCGTTTGTTCGTTAGTctaagaaactagcaataatccctaatatgAGAGAGATATATATTTTTTGAATAGACAAGGTTCAattgcagtagagaaaattttgtttatgaggtttcatgaaaacaaaatttatttttcaaagcaTAGCGttccaaatacttttaggaatGTTCGTTCGCTAGtcaaaacaataaataataatcctTGGTATCAAAGAGGTTTTTGAAATAGACCACCTTATGATAAAATTTTATTTGTGAACTTCTAAAATTTTATTTGAAATATGTGGACCttcacaaaaatagaaaagatcctcgtttcatagacgaatgctcgtttgagcaataataaggttttttttttattaactcaCATAAAAAagagaaactttttttttaaacatacgtgagtttttttttttttttttttNNNNNNNNNNNNNNNNNNNNNNNNNNNNNNNNNNNNNNNNNNNNNNNNNNNNNNNNNNNNNNNNNNNNNNNNNNNNNNNNNNNNNNNNNNNNNNNNNNNNNNNNNNNNNNNNNNNNNNNNNNNNNNNNttttttttttgataaaaaatcgAATAGAAATTTTTGAGTAATTGTTAGAGATAAAGAattgtattttatgattttatgatgtgtgtttgcggcataaaatcatggaatgttcacatgaagagtttatgtgaattgttcatagtttcgtgaaaagtcagtgtcGACTCTTGAATGATAGATTTTGCTCGTCCtcgcaggtttgaaggaatgagcaagtttttttttttttcgaagttTCGTCATTATCACTATAGTTTAGTGAAAtcataaataggtaagagttgagaattaccatttttgttgtgaATTTGATATTAGCATATCTGTAATTCCGTTCTTCTGATTTCAAGATAGTGGTGACTTTCAGtagcagtgattatgattattctTCTAGCTCTTCTGAAGAGGATTCCAAGATTTCTGCGGCCGAAGCACGTGCCAAGACGGATCATGCTAAGGAGGTAATAAATAGCATGCCTCTCGATGATCTAAAAGTTGCTCGTGATAAGCTTTTGAAGAGGAAATCCAGGGAGGAGATAATAGCTGATTATCGGGAGAAAAGGCGTAGAATTCAGCGGAAAATACTAGAAGCTGAGGAGAAACTCcgatctcgtcctgatggtgtagCCTTAGACTCAGATGCTGAAGAAGAGGAACCTATATGGGAGCCAATGGAACGCAGAAGTAGGCCATATCCATCATACAGGGAGATTGAGCGACTGGTTGAGGCTGATCTCCAAGCTGAACGTGATGAAGAAGACTACTGGGATGCAATGTATAGAGATCTCGATGAGGAAAAATTCCCCAGTTCGGACAGTGATTCCGAGAAAGAGTCTGAAGAGGATTCCATGgaggacaatgatgatgatgacgatgaatcCGACGATTCTGACGATTAGTCTTGCTTGCAAATATTTCTGAGATCATTTATTTTCTGTTAAAGTAGATGTTATCCCATTATTTGAGCAGTTGGACTGTAGAGAtatttagagatttttttttttgaacaatccCTTGTCGTATCTTCAACCCAATTCCTTTCATGCCTGCAATTGGATGAACCCATATCCACGTGTGTGAAAGTTAGTCATGATTTTCGGAAGTATGACTGCACGAGCAAACTAAGGAAACGTGATTTGCACAAAATCAGTTCTTAGTCAAAGTATCGACTGGTTTAACTGTTCGTCCCCAGTATTGTCGCTCTTCTTCTAGATTATCACATAATCCCATTTGAGATCCTCTCATTAGAAATCGCAACTGATTTGACCATTCGTAGAAGATAAGTATCCACCGTGTTATGTTTTGACTTTCAGAGATTAGGGTTTTCTATTTATATGACACATCTTCTTATGCTTCTGtatattatcagaagaaattttgatcacgatCATACCTCTCATCATCATGCCCGGTAGCAATGCTTTTTCTCGAAACGAATCCCTGGAAAAGCATGGAGTTGGGACATCCATCTCGGTAAGTTGTACATTTTCCTTATTTTCACGTGATCAGAATGTCCAACCAAAGAAAGTGATTTGTTGCAGGGTAATCATGGGAATCGACTTTCTTCTTCAAGACATAAGCGGACTGTTAGGGCTCCCGCTCGTTATAGGTCTGCTCGTGTTGAAGCTGGGACATCCGTGAGTTCTTGACTGAAGATTTCCTCAGATCAAGCATTTATTCCAGTCTTACTGAAATTAAATACTTTTTCATTGtaggttgatgttcatgttgttgttgaagataggAAGAGAAAGAATGGAAAGTATGTGGTTGCAGCTAACGATGATGGCGAAAACCATGCTGATGAAAACTCAAACAACTCTATAGATGCTGATTCCAGGGTTTCTGTTCGTGAGTACTCAGCGGCTAGACTCCCATTTGATACTCCTATGATCAATGCTTGCCCAGACAATCAACTATTCGGAGGTACCAAGATCTGGATGAGGTATGGGAACCTTGCTACTACTGAAGTATGGAGATGTTTTCTGCCGACTCTATTAACCACAGTCGCTGGATTACTACCCGTTATTGATGAAATGCAAGATAAACCTTCGAGATGTAAAAAACGAAGATTTGCACTGATGGGATGATATGATCTCGAACAATGAG encodes:
- the LOC113352047 gene encoding nucleolar transcription factor 1-like; its protein translation is MSLIFCNKIVVTFSSSDYDYSSSSSEEDSKISAAEARAKTDHAKEVINSMPLDDLKVARDKLLKRKSREEIIADYREKRRRIQRKILEAEEKLRSRPDGVALDSDAEEEEPIWEPMERRSRPYPSYREIERLVEADLQAERDEEDYWDAMYRDLDEEKFPSSDSDSEKESEEDSMEDNDDDDDESDDSDD